One stretch of Brachyhypopomus gauderio isolate BG-103 chromosome 8, BGAUD_0.2, whole genome shotgun sequence DNA includes these proteins:
- the fbxl3b gene encoding F-box/LRR-repeat protein 3 yields MKRGQKRGDQPEGGGGPGPGSPESRKRLRRADSEDADEENFDMEATVDWGCLPQEILLQVFQYLPLLDRAFASQVCKGWNQAFHMPELWRCFEFELNQPASSYLKATHPDLIKQIIKRHSNHLQYVSFKVDSSTESAEAACDILSQLVNCSLKTLGLISTARPSFMELPKSHFISALTVVFVNSKSLSSLKIDDTPVDDPSLKVLVANNSDTLKLLKMSSCPHVSPAGILCVADQCHGLRELALNYHLLSDDLLLALSSEKHVHLEHLRIDVVSENPGQQFHTIKKSSWEAMMRHSPKFNLVMYFFLYENEFGPFFRDDVPVTHLYFGRSVSKEVLGRVGLTCPRLVELVVCANGLRPLDEELIRIAERCQHLSAIGLGECEVSCSAFVEFVKMCGRRLSQLSIMEEVLVPDHKYGLDDIHWEVSKHLGRVWFPDMMPTW; encoded by the exons ATGAAGAGAGGGCAGAAAAGAGGAGACCAACCGGAGGGGGGTGGTGGACCCGGCCCGGGGTCCCCCGAGTCCCGTAAACGGCTCCGCAGAGCGGATTCTGAGGACGCAGACGAGGAGAACTTTGACATGGAGGCCACGGTGGACTGGGGCTGCCTGCCCCAGGAGATCCTATTGCAGGTTTTCCAGTACCTGCCGTTGTTGGATCGGGCGTTTGCCTCGCAGGTGTGCAAGGGCTGGAACCAAGCCTTCCACATGCCCGAGCTATGGAGGTGCTTCGAGTTTGAGCTCAACCAGCCGGCCAGCTCCTACCTGAAAGCCACACACCCAGACCTCATCAAACAGATCATCAAGAGACACTCCAACCACCTGCAGTATGTCAGCTTCAAG GTGGACAGCAGCACGGAGTCAGCAGAGGCAGCCTGTGATATCCTGTCTCAGCTGGTTAATTGCTCGTTGAAAACCCTGGGGCTCATCTCCACGGCACGGCCCAGTTTCATGGAGCTGCCGAAG TCTCACTTCATCTCAGCACTGACGGTGGTATTTGTGAACTCCAAGTCACTGTCCTCACTGAAGATTGATGacacaccagtagatgaccCGTCCCTCAAAGTTCTGGTGGCCAATAACAGCGACACCCTCAAGCTCCTGAAGATGAGTAGCTGCCCTCACGTCTCGCCCGCAG GCATCCTGTGCGTGGCGGACCAGTGTCACGGCCTGCGTGAACTCGCCCTCAACTACCACCTGCTGAGTGATGATCTGCTCCTGGCGCTGTCCTCGGAGAAGCACGTTCACCTGGAGCACCTGCGCATCGACGTGGTGAGCGAGAACCCGGGCCAGCAGTTCCACACCATCAAGAAGAGCAGCTGGGAGGCCATGATGCGCCACTCGCCCAAGTTCAACCTGGTCATGTACTTCTTCCTCTACGAGAACGAGTTCGGGCCGTTCTTCCGCGATGACGTCCCCGTCACGCACCTCTACTTCGGCCGCTCCGTCAGCAAGGAGGTGCTGGGCCGCGTGGGGCTGACCTGCCCTCGCCTGGTGGAGCTGGTGGTGTGCGCCAACGGGCTCCGCCCGCTGGACGAGGAGCTGATCCGCATCGCCGAGCGCTGCCAGCACCTGTCGGCCATCGGCCTGGGCGAGTGCGAGGTGTCCTGCAGCGCCTTCGTGGAGTTCGTCAAGATGTGCGGACGACGCCTGTCTCAGCTGTCCATCATGGAGGAGGTGCTGGTTCCCGACCACAAGTACGGCCTGGACGACATCCACTGGGAGGTGTCCAAGCACCTGGGCCGCGTCTGGTTCCCTGACATGATGCCCACCTGGTAG